A single region of the Oreochromis niloticus isolate F11D_XX linkage group LG19, O_niloticus_UMD_NMBU, whole genome shotgun sequence genome encodes:
- the LOC100691808 gene encoding protein tyrosine phosphatase type IVA 2, with protein sequence MNRPAPVEISYDCLRFLITHNPTNAQLGRFIEDLKAFGVNTLVRVCAATYDKTPVEQEGIQVLDWPFDDGSAPPDQVVDDWLSLLQTKFRDEPGSCVAVHCVAGLGRAPVLVALALIECGMEYEDAVHLIRQKRRGALNAKQLHYLENYKPKLCLRSKDANGQSCCVQ encoded by the exons ATGAACCGGCCGGCTCCAGTGGAGATCTCCTATGACTGTCTGAGATTCCTCATCACGCACAATCCCACCAATGCACAACTCGGAAGGTTTATAGAG GATCTGAAAGCATTCGGAGTAAACACCCTAGTGAGAGTGTGCGCTGCCACGTATGACAAGACACCggtggaacaagaaggcatccaGGTTCTG GATTGGCCGTTTGATGATGGATCCGCCCCTCCGGACCAGGTGGTCGATGATTGGCTGAGCCTTCTGCAGACAAAGTTTCGAGACGAGCCCGGCTCCTGTGTGGCTGTGCACTGTGTAGCTGGATTGGGACG AGCGCCCGTGTTGGTGGCTCTGGCTCTAATTGAGTGTGGGATGGAATACGAGGATGCGGTGCACCTAATAAGACA GAAGCGCCGTGGAGCTTTAAACGCCAAGCAGCTGCATTACCTGGAGAACTACAAGCCTAAACTGTGTCTGCGCTCCAAAGATGCCAACGGGCAAAGCTGCTGTGTACAGTAG
- the LOC100705227 gene encoding gap junction beta-4 protein-like — MNWSGLENLLSGVNKYSTAFGRIWLSMVFVFRVLVFVVAAQRVWGDENKDFVCNTRQPGCTNVCYDHIFPISHIRLWALQLIFVTCPSLMVMAHVKLREGKDRKYVELHQGSHLYANPGKKRGGLWWTYLLSLIFKAGFDSAFLYILYRLYHGYDLPRLSKCQLSPCPNTVDCFISRPTEKKIFMLFMVISSAVCILMCILEMIYLIGKRIMKILKVRHENERLVFADQHELTTIAPPRSQCRSRRDPTVTDSELELSKRKDAKTTVL; from the exons ATGAACTGGTCAGGATTGGAGAATCTGCTGAGCGGAGTCAATAAGTACTCCACGGCGTTTGGGCGGATTTGGCTGTCCATGGTGTTCGTGTTCCGGGTGTTGGTGTTCGTGGTGGCAGCTCAGCGGGTGTGGGGTGACGAAAACAAAGACTTTGTGTGTAACACCCGACAG CCCGGCTGTACCAATGTCTGCTACGACCACATCTTCCCCATCTCCCACATCCGCCTGTGGGCGCTGCAGCTCATCTTTGTCACCTGCCCTTCTCTGATGGTGATGGCTCACGTGAAACTCCGTGAAGGAAAGGACAGGAAATACGTCGAGCTGCACCAGGGCTCGCACCTCTACGCCAACCCTGGCAAGAAGAGAGGAGGCCTATGGTGGACGTATCTGCTGAGTTTGATCTTCAAAGCTGGATTCGACTCAGCTTTTCTCTATATCCTGTATCGGTTATATCATGGATATGACCTGCCCAG GTTGTCCAAGTGTCAGCTGTCCCCGTGCCCCAACACCGTTGACTGCTTTATCAGCCGTCCGACAGAGAAAAAGATCTTCATGCTGTTCATGGTCATCTCCAGTGCGGTTTGCATCCTCATGTGTATCCTCGAAATGATTTACCTCATCGGCAAGCGCATCATGAAAATATTAAAGGTCCGACATGAGAACGAGAGGCTTGTCTTCGCTGACCAGCACGAGCTCACTACCATTGCTCCGCCCCGCTCTCAGTGCAGAAGCAGGAGAGATCCCACAGTAACCGACAGCGAGCTGGAGTTAAGCAAGAGGAAGGATGCTAAAACTACAGTACTCTAG